One Streptomyces sp. NBC_00223 genomic window carries:
- a CDS encoding IS30 family transposase — translation MPRRHPGRDEYERLRAAGVARRVAARQVGVNERTAKDWDWGVKKSGTTRTYADGRRVDYTTGTVTMGGVTTVPVGLPALEKQLHPRFLTLAEREQIRDLRALGWSLRAIGRALGRPASTVKREIDTNSGTGGYQPYAAHRAAAARRPRPKDRKLLREGRLRRFVQDGLRRRWSPEQICHALFKEHPDDRSMRVSVETIYQALYFQARGGLRREVQAAVRSGRTRRKPRRDPQRRTPRFTDPMVMISDRPADIEDRAVPGHWEGDLIIGAGGRSAIATLVERTTRYTMLVHLPGAAHDAETVRDGLVATIQTLPAHLRGSLTWDQGSEMARHQQFTMATGMPVYFCDPASPWQRGSNENTNGLLRQYFPKGTDLSIHSPEDLEHVAQELNGRPRKTLDWDTPAERLRDLLTT, via the coding sequence CTGCCGCGGCGGCATCCCGGGCGGGATGAGTACGAGCGGCTTCGGGCCGCCGGTGTCGCACGCCGGGTGGCGGCCCGGCAGGTCGGTGTGAACGAGCGCACGGCCAAGGACTGGGACTGGGGCGTCAAGAAGAGCGGCACCACACGCACCTATGCCGACGGCCGCCGTGTCGACTACACCACCGGGACCGTCACGATGGGCGGTGTGACCACAGTACCGGTGGGCCTGCCAGCCCTGGAAAAGCAACTGCATCCGCGATTTCTGACACTGGCCGAGCGCGAACAGATCCGCGATCTGCGTGCGCTGGGCTGGTCGCTGCGGGCGATCGGGCGTGCCCTGGGGCGGCCGGCGAGCACGGTCAAGCGGGAGATCGACACGAACTCCGGCACCGGGGGCTACCAGCCCTACGCCGCCCACCGCGCCGCTGCCGCGCGCAGGCCCCGGCCCAAGGACCGCAAACTACTGCGCGAGGGACGGCTGCGCCGCTTCGTCCAGGACGGACTGCGCAGGCGGTGGTCACCGGAGCAGATCTGCCACGCTCTGTTCAAGGAGCATCCCGACGACCGGAGCATGCGGGTGAGCGTGGAAACGATCTACCAGGCACTGTACTTCCAGGCCCGTGGCGGCCTGAGGCGGGAAGTGCAGGCCGCCGTCCGTTCCGGCCGGACCCGCCGCAAACCACGCCGCGACCCGCAGCGGCGCACACCACGGTTCACCGACCCGATGGTGATGATCAGCGACCGCCCCGCCGATATCGAGGACCGGGCGGTGCCCGGCCACTGGGAAGGCGATCTGATCATCGGCGCGGGCGGGCGCTCCGCGATCGCCACCCTGGTCGAGCGGACCACCCGCTACACCATGCTGGTCCACCTGCCCGGCGCAGCCCACGACGCCGAAACCGTCCGCGACGGCCTCGTCGCCACGATCCAGACCCTGCCCGCCCACCTGCGCGGCTCCCTCACCTGGGACCAGGGCAGCGAGATGGCACGCCACCAGCAGTTCACCATGGCCACAGGCATGCCCGTCTACTTCTGCGACCCCGCCTCACCCTGGCAACGCGGCTCCAACGAAAACACCAACGGCCTGCTCCGCCAGTACTTCCCGAAGGGAACCGACCTCAGCATCCACAGCCCCGAAGACCTCGAACACGTCGCCCAGGAACTCAACGGCCGCCCACGCAAGACACTCGACTGGGATACCCCAGCCGAGCGCCTACGTGATCTACTCACCACCTGA
- a CDS encoding galactose-binding domain-containing protein has product MWTRSSRNRRARLLPRRTGGRITVGLAAVVALATVTLTGSPTASAQAPARAALSAAQAQAAPAAAPAAVPAPPAGFTTAWSDDFSGAANTGLNTDTWRYDAGDGWTFGTGEIETMTNSTANVYQDGNGHLVLKALHSGTDPNSGWTSGRVETQADGFGAQPGGVVRMQASIQQPNVTTANGAGYWPAFWMLGSPLRVGVPWPGSGEVDILEDINGRSSVFGTLHCGVGSGGPCNETSGVGSGEHACAGCQTGYHTYAVEVDRSTSPEQIRWYLDGANYFTLKSNQVDATAWANAVDHSFYIIFDLAIGGGFPAAFGGGPNAATVSGGQMNIDYVAVYNKPPAGNFGANIAQGKPTTASSAESALFPASNATDGDITTRWSSGFSDPQWLQVDLGQSYNLTHATVTWEAASASAYQIQTSANGSTWTTVYSNNNSPADIQDTALSGTGRYVRIYATSRASQYGDSLYEFALYGTPTSGGGDPGNPGNPGGPATLLSQGKTATASSSENDSFTAPNAVDGNTGTRWSSGFSDPQWLQVDLGASHTISQVVLNWEAAYGTAYQIQTSANGSTWTTVYSTTTSTGGVQTIPVTGSGRYVRLYGTARSTQYGYSLWEFQVYGT; this is encoded by the coding sequence ATGTGGACTCGAAGTTCCCGAAATAGGCGCGCGCGCCTCCTGCCGCGCCGAACGGGCGGTCGGATCACGGTCGGTCTGGCGGCCGTCGTCGCCCTCGCGACGGTCACCCTGACGGGCTCCCCCACCGCCTCCGCCCAGGCCCCCGCCCGCGCCGCACTCTCCGCGGCACAGGCCCAGGCCGCGCCCGCAGCCGCGCCCGCCGCCGTACCCGCGCCGCCGGCCGGCTTCACCACCGCCTGGAGCGACGACTTCAGCGGCGCCGCCAACACCGGTCTGAACACCGACACCTGGCGTTACGACGCGGGTGACGGCTGGACCTTCGGCACCGGTGAGATCGAGACGATGACCAACAGCACGGCCAACGTGTACCAGGACGGCAACGGCCACCTGGTGCTCAAGGCCCTGCACTCGGGCACCGACCCCAACTCCGGCTGGACCTCCGGCCGGGTCGAGACGCAGGCCGACGGCTTCGGCGCCCAGCCCGGCGGCGTGGTCCGGATGCAGGCGTCCATCCAGCAGCCGAACGTCACCACGGCGAACGGCGCCGGATACTGGCCCGCGTTCTGGATGCTGGGCTCGCCGCTGCGGGTCGGCGTCCCGTGGCCCGGCTCCGGCGAGGTCGACATCCTGGAGGACATCAACGGCCGCAGCTCGGTCTTCGGCACGCTGCACTGCGGTGTCGGCAGCGGTGGTCCCTGCAACGAGACCAGCGGGGTCGGCAGCGGCGAGCACGCCTGCGCCGGCTGCCAGACCGGTTACCACACCTACGCGGTGGAGGTCGACCGCTCGACCTCACCCGAGCAGATCCGCTGGTACCTCGACGGCGCGAACTACTTCACCCTCAAGTCGAACCAGGTCGACGCCACGGCGTGGGCCAACGCGGTCGACCACAGCTTCTACATCATCTTCGACCTGGCGATCGGCGGCGGCTTCCCGGCCGCGTTCGGCGGCGGCCCCAACGCGGCCACCGTTTCCGGCGGCCAGATGAACATCGACTACGTCGCCGTCTACAACAAGCCGCCGGCGGGCAACTTCGGCGCCAACATCGCCCAGGGCAAGCCCACCACGGCCTCCTCGGCGGAGAGCGCCCTGTTCCCGGCGTCGAACGCCACGGACGGCGACATCACCACCCGCTGGTCGAGCGGCTTCAGCGACCCGCAGTGGCTCCAGGTCGACCTCGGCCAGTCGTACAACCTGACGCACGCCACCGTGACCTGGGAGGCGGCCTCTGCATCGGCCTACCAGATACAGACATCCGCCAACGGCTCGACCTGGACCACGGTCTACAGCAACAACAACAGTCCGGCCGACATCCAGGACACCGCGCTCTCCGGCACCGGACGCTATGTCCGGATCTACGCCACGAGCAGAGCCTCGCAGTACGGCGACTCGCTGTACGAATTCGCGCTCTACGGCACACCGACGTCCGGCGGCGGCGACCCCGGCAACCCGGGCAATCCCGGCGGCCCCGCCACCCTGCTCTCGCAGGGCAAGACGGCCACCGCGTCCTCCAGTGAGAACGACAGCTTCACGGCCCCGAACGCGGTCGACGGCAACACCGGCACCCGGTGGTCGAGCGGGTTCTCCGACCCGCAGTGGCTCCAGGTCGACCTCGGCGCCAGCCACACCATCAGCCAGGTCGTGCTCAACTGGGAGGCCGCGTACGGCACGGCCTACCAGATCCAGACCTCGGCGAACGGCTCCACCTGGACCACCGTCTACTCGACGACCACCAGCACCGGCGGCGTCCAGACGATCCCGGTGACCGGATCGGGCCGCTACGTACGCCTGTACGGCACGGCCAGGTCGACCCAGTACGGGTACTCGCTGTGGGAGTTCCAGGTCTACGGCACCTGA
- a CDS encoding cold-shock protein: MASGTVKWFNAEKGFGFIEQDGGGADVFAHYSNIAAQGFRELSEGQKVTFDVTQGQKGPQAENIVPA; encoded by the coding sequence ATGGCCAGTGGCACCGTGAAGTGGTTCAACGCAGAAAAGGGCTTCGGCTTCATCGAGCAGGACGGCGGCGGCGCCGACGTCTTCGCCCACTACTCGAACATCGCCGCGCAGGGCTTCCGTGAGCTCAGCGAGGGCCAGAAGGTGACCTTCGACGTCACCCAGGGCCAGAAGGGCCCGCAGGCGGAGAACATCGTTCCCGCCTGA
- a CDS encoding MerR family transcriptional regulator codes for MRYRASRRVLDEVQVSPEAKQHATDRFDDDDYPAYTMGRAADMIGATPGFLRAIGEARLIAPLRSDGGHRRYSRYQLRIAARARELVDAGTPIEAACRIVILEDQLEEALRLNEKLRGSGADSGERGRDGGDTGGTSES; via the coding sequence ATGAGGTATCGGGCCTCTCGACGGGTCTTGGACGAGGTGCAAGTGTCCCCAGAAGCCAAACAGCACGCCACCGACCGTTTCGACGACGACGACTACCCCGCGTACACCATGGGGCGCGCCGCCGACATGATCGGTGCCACTCCCGGCTTCCTGCGGGCCATCGGCGAGGCCCGCTTGATCGCGCCCCTGCGCTCCGACGGCGGGCACCGCCGCTACTCCCGCTACCAGTTGCGTATCGCCGCCCGCGCCCGGGAGCTCGTGGACGCCGGCACCCCGATCGAGGCCGCGTGCCGCATCGTCATCCTGGAGGACCAGCTCGAAGAGGCCCTGCGGCTCAACGAGAAGCTGCGCGGGTCCGGGGCCGACAGCGGTGAGCGGGGGCGGGACGGCGGGGACACGGGCGGGACCTCCGAGTCCTGA
- a CDS encoding DEAD/DEAH box helicase has translation MNRTTRTNDRYSRTRTGGGSAGSSGRGFRSQAPTRSGGSGRSGAPARSGGYGRRPAAPQGEFALPVTVTPGLPPAATFAEMDMPAALVKMLVSLGVNEPFPIQSATLPNSLAGRDVLGRGRTGSGKTLAFGLAMLVRTAGQRAEPRQPLALVLVPTRELAQQVTDALTPYARSLRLRIATVVGGMSIGRQAGALRGGAEIVVATPGRLKDLIERGDCRLDRVAITVLDEADQMADMGFMPQVTELLDQVRPGGQRMLFSATLDRNVDLLVRRYLQDPVVHSVDPSSATVTTMDHHVLHVHGADKYATTTEIAARDGRVLMFLDTKHAVDRLVEHLLNSGVRAAALHGGKSQPQRTRTLEQFKNGHVTALVATNVAARGIHVDNLDLVVNVDPPSDHKDYLHRGGRTARAGESGSVVTLVLPNQRREMTRLMAAAGITPQTTQVRSGEAELTRITGAQAPSGVPVTITVPVVERAKRSAQSARGRRSRPAQYRRSSAASV, from the coding sequence ATGAACCGCACCACCCGCACCAACGACCGCTACTCCCGTACCCGTACCGGCGGCGGCTCCGCCGGTTCCTCCGGCCGCGGCTTCCGCTCGCAGGCCCCCACCCGCTCCGGCGGCTCCGGCCGGTCCGGCGCCCCGGCCCGCTCCGGTGGCTACGGCCGCCGCCCGGCCGCTCCGCAGGGTGAATTCGCCCTGCCGGTCACCGTCACCCCCGGCCTGCCGCCCGCCGCGACCTTCGCGGAGATGGACATGCCCGCCGCGCTGGTGAAGATGCTGGTCAGCCTGGGTGTCAACGAGCCGTTCCCGATCCAGTCCGCCACCCTGCCGAATTCGCTGGCCGGGCGTGACGTGCTGGGCCGCGGCCGTACCGGCTCCGGCAAGACCCTCGCCTTCGGCCTGGCGATGCTCGTCCGCACGGCCGGACAGCGGGCCGAGCCCCGGCAGCCGCTGGCCCTGGTCCTGGTCCCCACCCGTGAGCTGGCCCAGCAGGTCACCGACGCGCTCACCCCGTACGCCCGCTCGCTGCGGCTGCGGATCGCCACGGTGGTCGGCGGCATGTCGATCGGCCGCCAGGCCGGCGCGCTGCGCGGCGGCGCCGAGATCGTCGTCGCGACGCCCGGACGGCTCAAGGACCTGATCGAGCGCGGCGACTGCCGGCTGGACCGGGTCGCGATCACCGTGCTGGACGAGGCCGACCAGATGGCCGACATGGGCTTCATGCCGCAGGTCACCGAGCTGCTCGACCAGGTGCGCCCCGGCGGCCAGCGGATGCTGTTCTCGGCGACCCTGGACCGCAATGTCGACCTGCTGGTCCGCCGCTACCTCCAGGACCCGGTCGTCCACTCGGTCGACCCCTCGTCGGCCACGGTCACCACGATGGACCACCACGTGCTGCATGTGCACGGCGCCGACAAGTACGCCACCACCACGGAGATCGCCGCCCGCGACGGGCGGGTGCTGATGTTCCTGGACACCAAGCACGCGGTGGACCGGCTGGTCGAGCACCTGCTCAACAGCGGGGTACGGGCGGCGGCGCTGCACGGCGGCAAGTCGCAGCCGCAGCGCACCCGCACCCTGGAGCAGTTCAAGAACGGGCACGTCACGGCCCTGGTGGCCACCAATGTCGCCGCCCGCGGCATCCACGTCGACAACCTCGACCTGGTCGTCAACGTCGACCCGCCGAGCGACCACAAGGACTATCTGCACCGCGGCGGCCGTACCGCCCGCGCGGGCGAGTCCGGCAGCGTCGTCACCCTCGTGCTGCCCAACCAGCGCCGCGAGATGACCCGGCTGATGGCCGCCGCGGGCATCACCCCGCAGACCACGCAGGTGCGCTCCGGCGAGGCCGAGCTGACCCGGATCACCGGGGCGCAGGCGCCTTCCGGGGTGCCGGTCACCATCACCGTGCCGGTGGTGGAGCGGGCCAAGCGCAGCGCGCAGTCGGCCCGCGGCCGGCGCAGCCGCCCGGCCCAGTACCGCCGCTCCTCGGCCGCGTCCGTCTAG
- a CDS encoding CsbD family protein, translating into MSASDKAKAKAQEAKGRAKEAAGGASGDKNMEAEGRAERTKGSMRQAAQKAKDAFKH; encoded by the coding sequence ATGAGCGCCAGCGACAAGGCCAAGGCCAAGGCCCAGGAGGCCAAGGGAAGGGCCAAGGAGGCCGCGGGCGGCGCCTCCGGCGACAAGAACATGGAAGCCGAGGGCCGCGCCGAGCGGACCAAGGGCAGCATGCGCCAGGCAGCGCAGAAGGCCAAGGACGCCTTCAAGCACTGA